One Natrinema marinum genomic window carries:
- a CDS encoding DUF5786 family protein: MGFGSYDESEQQEQTTDDEDVEAVNVHEHEHHGEMSFESDVSTDELVSQLGSMKDDESDD; encoded by the coding sequence ATGGGTTTTGGTAGCTACGACGAGTCCGAACAGCAAGAGCAGACGACCGACGACGAAGACGTAGAGGCCGTCAACGTCCACGAGCACGAGCACCACGGCGAGATGTCGTTCGAGTCCGATGTCTCGACGGACGAGCTGGTCTCCCAGCTCGGCTCGATGAAAGACGACGAATCGGACGACTAG